In Oryza sativa Japonica Group chromosome 3, ASM3414082v1, one DNA window encodes the following:
- the LOC4334599 gene encoding dof zinc finger protein DOF2.4 isoform X1 produces MVFSSVPAVYLDPPNWNQQQQQAHHGQLPSGGNGGGGGGGGGGVDAHHHHHHHHHQLPPMPPHHGGLMAPRPDMVAAAVAASGGGGGGGGPTGGTAVRPGSMTERARLAKIPQPEPGLKCPRCESTNTKFCYFNNYSLSQPRHFCKTCRRYWTRGGALRNVPVGGGCRRNKRTKSSKSSSSTSAAGSASATGGTSSSTSSTATGGSSSAAAAAAMMPPQAQLPFLASLHHPLGGGDHYSSGASRLGFPGLSSLDPVDYQLGGGAAAAAAIGLEQWRLPQIQQFPFLSRNDAMPPPMSGIYPFDAEAAADAAGFAGQLLAGTKVPGSSGLITQLASVKMEDSNAQSAAMNSSPREFLGLPGNLQFWGGGNGAGPGGNGDGATGGSGAGVAPGGGGSGGGWADLSGFNSSSSGNIL; encoded by the exons ATGGTCTTTTCTTCGGTTCCGGCCGTCTATCTTGATCCACCCAATTGGAACCAGCAG CAACAGCAAGCTCACCACGGTCAGCTTCCAagtggcggcaacggcggcggcggcggcggcggcggaggtggagtggacgcgcaccaccaccaccaccaccaccaccaccagctgccgccgatgccgccgcatCACGGCGGCCTCATGGCGCCTCGGCCTGACATGGTAGCAGCGGCcgtcgcggcgagcggcggcggcggtggcggcggcggcccgaccggcggcacggcggTGCGGCCGGGCTCGATGACGGAACGGGCTCGGCTGGCGAAGATCCCGCAGCCGGAGCCGGGGCTCAAGTGCCCGCGCTGCGAGTCCACCAACACCAAGTTCTGCTACTTCAACAACTACTCGCTCTCGCAGCCGCGCCACTTCTGCAAGACGTGCCGCCGCTACTGGACGCGCGGCGGAGCGCTCCGCAACGTCCCCGTCGGCGGCGGGTGCCGCCGCAACAAGCGCACCAAGTCGTCCAAgtcgtcctcgtcgacgtcggccgccggctcggcctccgccaccggcggcACGTCGTCGTCCACATCGTCGACCGCCACGggtggcagcagcagcgccgcggcggccgcggcgatgaTGCCGCCGCAGGCGCAGCTGCCGTTCCTGGCCTCGTTGCACCacccgctcggcggcggcgatcacTACAGCTCCGGTGCGTCCAGGCTAGGGTTTCCCGGATTGAGCTCGCTGGATCCCGTCGACTaccagctcggcggcggcgccgccgccgccgccgccatcgggcTAGAGCAGTGGCGCCTCCCGCAGATACAGCAATTCCCCTTCTTGAGCCGCAACgacgccatgccgccgccaaTGTCCGGCATTTACCCGTTCGacgcggaggccgccgccgacgccgccggcttCGCCGGCCAGTTGCTGGCCGGCACCAAGGTGCCCGGCTCGTCGGGCCTGATCACGCAGCTCGCATCCGTCAAGATGGAGGACAGCAACGCTCAGTCCGCGGCGATGAACAGCTCGCCGAGGGAGTTCTTGGGCCTCCCCGGCAACCTCCAATTCTGGGGCGGTGGCAACGGCGCGGGACCCGGCGGCAATGGAGACggcgccaccggcggcagcggcgccggtgTCGctccgggaggcggcggcagcggcggcggatgggctgATCTCTCCGGATTcaactcgtcgtcgtcggggaacATACTGTGA
- the LOC4334599 gene encoding dof zinc finger protein DOF2.4 isoform X2: MVFSSVPAVYLDPPNWNQQQAHHGQLPSGGNGGGGGGGGGGVDAHHHHHHHHHQLPPMPPHHGGLMAPRPDMVAAAVAASGGGGGGGGPTGGTAVRPGSMTERARLAKIPQPEPGLKCPRCESTNTKFCYFNNYSLSQPRHFCKTCRRYWTRGGALRNVPVGGGCRRNKRTKSSKSSSSTSAAGSASATGGTSSSTSSTATGGSSSAAAAAAMMPPQAQLPFLASLHHPLGGGDHYSSGASRLGFPGLSSLDPVDYQLGGGAAAAAAIGLEQWRLPQIQQFPFLSRNDAMPPPMSGIYPFDAEAAADAAGFAGQLLAGTKVPGSSGLITQLASVKMEDSNAQSAAMNSSPREFLGLPGNLQFWGGGNGAGPGGNGDGATGGSGAGVAPGGGGSGGGWADLSGFNSSSSGNIL; encoded by the exons ATGGTCTTTTCTTCGGTTCCGGCCGTCTATCTTGATCCACCCAATTGGAACCAGCAG CAAGCTCACCACGGTCAGCTTCCAagtggcggcaacggcggcggcggcggcggcggcggaggtggagtggacgcgcaccaccaccaccaccaccaccaccaccagctgccgccgatgccgccgcatCACGGCGGCCTCATGGCGCCTCGGCCTGACATGGTAGCAGCGGCcgtcgcggcgagcggcggcggcggtggcggcggcggcccgaccggcggcacggcggTGCGGCCGGGCTCGATGACGGAACGGGCTCGGCTGGCGAAGATCCCGCAGCCGGAGCCGGGGCTCAAGTGCCCGCGCTGCGAGTCCACCAACACCAAGTTCTGCTACTTCAACAACTACTCGCTCTCGCAGCCGCGCCACTTCTGCAAGACGTGCCGCCGCTACTGGACGCGCGGCGGAGCGCTCCGCAACGTCCCCGTCGGCGGCGGGTGCCGCCGCAACAAGCGCACCAAGTCGTCCAAgtcgtcctcgtcgacgtcggccgccggctcggcctccgccaccggcggcACGTCGTCGTCCACATCGTCGACCGCCACGggtggcagcagcagcgccgcggcggccgcggcgatgaTGCCGCCGCAGGCGCAGCTGCCGTTCCTGGCCTCGTTGCACCacccgctcggcggcggcgatcacTACAGCTCCGGTGCGTCCAGGCTAGGGTTTCCCGGATTGAGCTCGCTGGATCCCGTCGACTaccagctcggcggcggcgccgccgccgccgccgccatcgggcTAGAGCAGTGGCGCCTCCCGCAGATACAGCAATTCCCCTTCTTGAGCCGCAACgacgccatgccgccgccaaTGTCCGGCATTTACCCGTTCGacgcggaggccgccgccgacgccgccggcttCGCCGGCCAGTTGCTGGCCGGCACCAAGGTGCCCGGCTCGTCGGGCCTGATCACGCAGCTCGCATCCGTCAAGATGGAGGACAGCAACGCTCAGTCCGCGGCGATGAACAGCTCGCCGAGGGAGTTCTTGGGCCTCCCCGGCAACCTCCAATTCTGGGGCGGTGGCAACGGCGCGGGACCCGGCGGCAATGGAGACggcgccaccggcggcagcggcgccggtgTCGctccgggaggcggcggcagcggcggcggatgggctgATCTCTCCGGATTcaactcgtcgtcgtcggggaacATACTGTGA